CTTGCTTCTGTCCAAAACGTTGATAAGGGCTGCTTCAATACTTTCGGCAATGCTTTTTAACTCTTCATCTTCAATAAAACCAACCATGAAAAAAGCCCAGGAATGAGTAAACATTCAATGGGCTTTTTTGCTTTACTTCAGTTTTTCAACCTTTGATAAAACACTATTTAATTCATCAGATGCCTTGGTTAAAGTCTTTGCATCCAGAGGCTTTGATTTTGCACCCGCTTCAATGGTGTGCAGCGGCGTTTCTACTTTTTCATAAAGATCGGCGTCTTTTTCTTTAACGCTGTCTTCGAATTTTTCCCATGATTCCTCTAACTGTTCTCCAGATTCTTTCACTTTATCTGCTTCGTTCGCTTTTAATTGAGATTTGAGGTCGGTAAGTGTTTGTTTCATTTCTTTGGATCCTTCAGCGATCGTCGGTTCTTTCGGTTTTTCTGATCCGTTATCTTTAGTTCCACAAGCTGATAATGTAAGAGAAGCTGCCAGTACGATAGGTACGATGTATTTTTTAGTTTGCATTTCGAAGTTCCCCCTGATGTTTGAGTTCGATTTTTAATTTGATATCTTTTTTTCTATTCATAATTGCTGCCACTATGGCGACCAAAATAAGAAAAGCCTGTGGAATCATGCTTTCGAGCGTTGGGTAAAACGCAAGAAAATCTATTGTCGTCAAAGAATTCACTTGAGTTACAGGCAATAATCCAGCAAGCTGCAATCCGTGAATCCCCATACCTGTAAACTTGAAGCAGAGGTAAAACATGAGAACACTGGATACTAAGAAGAACGGGCGCATCGGAATTCTTAACCCTAGCTTAAGAATGAAATAAGAAAGGATAACAAGAACCAAAACTCCTATACCAATACCTGTTAATAACGAAGGCAGCTTGATTGAATTCGCCATTCCTATGAAAAACAATACCGTTTCTGTTCCTTCACGGAAAACGGCAAGGAAAGACAGGGCGGCTAGTGAAAATAAACTTCCAGTGTTCAGTGCATTTGTACTTTTTGTGCGAATGTATCGCTGCCATTCCGCAAGACTGGATTTACTGTGAAGCCAATAACTCATGTATAGCAGCATCGCAGCCGCAAAAACTCCTGTCCAGCCTGCAATCAAGAAATTATTGCTTCCGAAGGCTCCTGCTGAAAAGAGGAGATTCACAATGACACCCAGGATAATACTGACGCCAATTCCTGAACCTACACCCATCCAGATCCATTGTTTTTTGTCTTCGTGCCCGGCTTTTTTCAAGAAACCAAGCAGTGCGACTACTACCAGCAAAGCCTCAAGTCCTTCACGAAGCAGAATCGTTGTGGCATCCATCATGTTATAGCTTGTTTTCATGGCGATGGGAGCCAGATAATCCCGCATATCCTGAATGGTTTTTTTAGCACCGTCTATATTGTTTGATGATAGCTGGGCATAAGAAGTAACCATATCCCGTTCAGCGCTGCTATAAACTTTTGAAGATTGGGTAAGTACAGTACCTTCTGCATTTAACCAGGATTTTCTAAACTTTTCAATGTCGGCTTTAGCCCCTTGAATATTGTTTTGATCGATATTCTTCAATGAGTGGTCCAGTAAGGAAACTAGGCCAGCCACGTCTCCCTCTTTACTTGAACCGCTTTTTTTATCCTTGGATGCGGCAGGAAACTTCCCGTCGATGAATTTTTGGTTCGTTTGCTTTAATTGTTCCAGCCCAGCGGTAACATTTTTCTTATTTACAGGCTGTTGAGCGAGAGCGAACTGAACTTGTCCCATCGCATCCTCAATATCATGATAAGCAGTAGTCGATTGATCCTTTACTCCATCCTCAATGGACAACCAAGTGCTTGAAAACTTTTTGAACTTGCTGGATGCCTTGGTGATATCCCCTTGCTGAGATGCATTCATAGCTTCTGTAACCAACTTGTTTGCATCTGTCATATCGCCCTTTGCATTCCCCTTCGCAAAGCTATGTATAGGTATAATCAAGACTCCAACCAGAAGTATGGCAAGTATGATTTGAACCTTATTCTTCAATGTAATCCCCTCACTTCTCAATAAACTAACTTTTATCTATCTTTAGTTAATGAAATTCATTATCAGTACTCACTTTCAAATTATATTGTTAATGATAATCATTGTCAATTACCATTTTCCTAAGATTTTTGTATGCAAAAAAGAGAAATCCTTAAAAATCAAAGAATTTCTCATCATAATAAGGGTTTTTTTATAAGCCCGCCTCTTCCTGTTGCTTTATAAACTCAACGGTTCAATTTTCACAATATAATCCACTTTGACTTTCATGTTCTCATAATAATTCAGCCATTCTTTTCGGCTCATCGGCTGCAGCAATGGAGAAAGAGTATGTGCTCCTACTTCAAGAGGCTCTGCCTTTAATTTTTGTGTTTTCTTCACCAAATCCATTGATTGTCCTTGCAAATAGGACTCGATGTCTTTGTTAAGCTTTCTCATTTCACTGCTGCTGAGTATATTTCGATGTCCTCTGTATTCATCTATTCTTCCTTTCACATGTACCTTGATGGATAACGTTTTATAATTCCTGTCCACCTTCATATGAACCCTGGAACGTACTTGGCCTAAGGAAACCTTCAAAGGAGAAAGAGGAAGATTCTTTAAGTAATGGTCGTTGGCTAACAGCTGGAACATCTGATCTTCCATATCCTTAACGGAGCCCACATAATCATTTTTTTTAAAAAAGGCTGTTCCTTCGTACGTAAATTTTTTTTCATTCACTTTAAATATCGGCAGCACAGGATCCGAATAAGGAGAATAGACCTTTTCCATAAACTCATGAATATTGACAATCGTCATTTCTCCCTGATTTCTTCTTTCATAATGCCTGAACATCCGATATAGAAAATAATCCAAGTTCTTCTTTTCGTTCTTTTCCTTCTCTAAGTACTCCTCAAAGTTCCCTTTGACCAGCACAAGATAAAGACGAGGGGATACATCCGGATCTGAAAGGATGGTGTTTATTAAAGAAATGACTTCTTTCTTCGCCAGATTTTCATTGATTAACAGCATTCGGAGCTGACCAAGCTTTAGTTCCCGGTAAAACTTTAAGTTGAATTCCTTTTTTCCCTGCTTTAATAAATCCACATCCAGTGTAAATAGCCGCTTTTTCTCATTCATAATGGGAGGAACAAGTGTAGTAATTTCCAATTTTCCATTTTCCCCTTTATTCAGCGACCAAAAGGTTACCGGAGCAACTTCTTCTACCGTATTATCCTCAACAAATGGTGAGGAGCAGCCCGAAAGAACCAGTACACAACAAAGCAGCGGCAAAATAACCCTCTTTATATATCTCATACTAGGAGCTACCTCTCTTCCATTTCATTGCAATAAGAAGGAATGAAGGCACGAGAAAATAAGTAATCGCACCCAGCCAGAGCTGCAGTGTTGTCCATATATTCAGCTCTATCCCTTCCCTCCAGTACCAGCCATTAATAATCAGCATGCAAATAAAAATGGCGGCAGCGCTTCCCAAAAAGCCTTTACGATTCGTGGGAACTTTTATTCTCCCTGCTGCAATTCTTACTGCACCATAGAAATACAATAATAAGAGAGCGATCAAAAATAAAACGTAAATCATGATGAGAGAAATTATTATCAGATCAATGCGCTCAAACACCGGTGACTGCAAATAGCGGAGCATGTTTACAACAGGAAAACTGATTTTCTCGAGATAATTAGAACCAAAATATAAAAGACAAGCGACAAATAGAATGAGATATTCAATGACAGAGAGAGCATTCCCAATACTTAACCCTTTTAAAATCTTTTCCTTCGGTCCAATCCATGGGCCTAAACAGATTAAATATTCCGGTCCGGAAAGAGCTGACCAAATCATTAGAAACCCATACCAGGAATGAATCGAAATCTCTCCAGGTACCAATGGATACAGATGATGTATCTCGGCAATGGGAGGCAGGAAATAAGGGACATAAAGGACAATAATCCAGATCGTTGCTAAAAAAGCAATAAGGCCAAGCCGGATGGTCTTCTCCATTCCTTGAGAGGCAATGTAAAAGCTTGACGCCATCAAGAAGAAAATGAGCCAGCTCGTCTTCATGGAGGGAAACATAAATTGGTGAATAATCTCAACATAGCCCAATGCTGTTACAATTACTTTTACTAAAATGACAAAAAGACCAAAAAATGCAAACAAACGGACGAGCCTCTCACCAAATAACTGTACAAAGCCAAGATAACCTTGAGAGGAATAATTTGATTTTAAATAGTAAGACAAGATCAAAAGGTTAATCTGCGAAAGGATCCCCACTCCGATAATTCCTAAAATCATATAGGGATGCATTAAGTGTTTCGGCAAAATGAGAATATAATACAGCATTTGCATCCGGTTCACCATGGCAAATATATAGCCAGTTCCCGTGATGGCCGTATTATCGAATAGGACAAACCTACTGCTCATTCGATCCCCTCCTTCTTTTCACCCTCCATTTTTGCAGTGGCTGTAAATATTGCGGCCGCTGCTTTATCCAGGGTAACGGTATTCTAACAAAAAGGTCATTCCAATCCTTCCAATGAAGAGGTGCAACGGGAGCAAAAAAAGGCTGTTTAAGGGAAGATAGTCCATTCAGATGGGCCAATAGGAGAATTAACCCGAGCGCAATTCCCAAAATACCGATAAACGACGATAAAATTAGAAATAGGAATTGTATGACCGTTGTAGCTTTTGTTACTAAATAATTTGGCACCAAA
This genomic stretch from Fictibacillus marinisediminis harbors:
- a CDS encoding Ger(x)C family spore germination protein; translated protein: MRYIKRVILPLLCCVLVLSGCSSPFVEDNTVEEVAPVTFWSLNKGENGKLEITTLVPPIMNEKKRLFTLDVDLLKQGKKEFNLKFYRELKLGQLRMLLINENLAKKEVISLINTILSDPDVSPRLYLVLVKGNFEEYLEKEKNEKKNLDYFLYRMFRHYERRNQGEMTIVNIHEFMEKVYSPYSDPVLPIFKVNEKKFTYEGTAFFKKNDYVGSVKDMEDQMFQLLANDHYLKNLPLSPLKVSLGQVRSRVHMKVDRNYKTLSIKVHVKGRIDEYRGHRNILSSSEMRKLNKDIESYLQGQSMDLVKKTQKLKAEPLEVGAHTLSPLLQPMSRKEWLNYYENMKVKVDYIVKIEPLSL
- a CDS encoding GerAB/ArcD/ProY family transporter, with amino-acid sequence MSSRFVLFDNTAITGTGYIFAMVNRMQMLYYILILPKHLMHPYMILGIIGVGILSQINLLILSYYLKSNYSSQGYLGFVQLFGERLVRLFAFFGLFVILVKVIVTALGYVEIIHQFMFPSMKTSWLIFFLMASSFYIASQGMEKTIRLGLIAFLATIWIIVLYVPYFLPPIAEIHHLYPLVPGEISIHSWYGFLMIWSALSGPEYLICLGPWIGPKEKILKGLSIGNALSVIEYLILFVACLLYFGSNYLEKISFPVVNMLRYLQSPVFERIDLIIISLIMIYVLFLIALLLLYFYGAVRIAAGRIKVPTNRKGFLGSAAAIFICMLIINGWYWREGIELNIWTTLQLWLGAITYFLVPSFLLIAMKWKRGSS
- a CDS encoding FTR1 family iron permease, whose product is MKNKVQIILAILLVGVLIIPIHSFAKGNAKGDMTDANKLVTEAMNASQQGDITKASSKFKKFSSTWLSIEDGVKDQSTTAYHDIEDAMGQVQFALAQQPVNKKNVTAGLEQLKQTNQKFIDGKFPAASKDKKSGSSKEGDVAGLVSLLDHSLKNIDQNNIQGAKADIEKFRKSWLNAEGTVLTQSSKVYSSAERDMVTSYAQLSSNNIDGAKKTIQDMRDYLAPIAMKTSYNMMDATTILLREGLEALLVVVALLGFLKKAGHEDKKQWIWMGVGSGIGVSIILGVIVNLLFSAGAFGSNNFLIAGWTGVFAAAMLLYMSYWLHSKSSLAEWQRYIRTKSTNALNTGSLFSLAALSFLAVFREGTETVLFFIGMANSIKLPSLLTGIGIGVLVLVILSYFILKLGLRIPMRPFFLVSSVLMFYLCFKFTGMGIHGLQLAGLLPVTQVNSLTTIDFLAFYPTLESMIPQAFLILVAIVAAIMNRKKDIKLKIELKHQGELRNAN